From the genome of Venturia canescens isolate UGA chromosome 11, ASM1945775v1, whole genome shotgun sequence:
CactttttccttgtttcaagTTTCTTTCAGCGGTATTTTCTTACTTCACTACGATTCGTCTGGTCGTGATGACGGAAGCTGATAACTGACGAATCCGTGACTCGATCTCTGTCGAAAAatttgtacgattttttttactgttgaataacaagaaaaaatgaaatctcacgaaTGCAGCAAACTTCATTGGCGCTCAAGCACCCGTTCAAAAATTCCTGCGCACCGAAGCCACCCTCCTGAGGAACTAAGTTCCCCGGTGGTTAGCACCTCGAGAAAAATGTGCTTCCGAAAATCGATAGAGTTGCACGAGGCTTCGTTCCCACTGTTTTCCCGAAGAGTGCTAATTAGCGGCAAATTACTCGATAATTTTGGTGTGTAGAGTCCGGCGAATGAGTGGAGGAAAATAAGCGGTTAGCTGCAGGAATTTGCATCGCGGCAGGAAGAAAACGAGTCTGATTAATAATGAACCAACGAGCTATCGCCGACGAGGCGTCGTTGTACGACGTTGCAAAGAGTGGGGATGAGAAGGGAGCTCCGAGGACTCGAGGGAGGCTCAGTTGCGAGCGAGCCATGGAGAGGAAAGCAACGGTGAGTCTTCGGAGCGCAGTTCAATTCACGAAGTGGAGTGTCAGTTTGGTGTGCACTTGGCCACCGTCGAGAAGGGCTACGAGGTGGGAGAGGCGAAGGGCTGAAATCGCGTGGTGTTTTTCCTTCGTCAGTGTCTTTTGTCTCCTCGTACCATTGAGTTATTCCGTTTATAAATATCGTTCGGATTCTATCATAATGACGCAGTCAGTGGGACTGAGTTTCGCGTGCATCATGATTATCATAAAGACACTCGTTCTTCGAGTACATCGGAAGAAATGTCAGGTAGGAGGATGTGAAAAAATGGGATGACGATGGGAGTGAAAAGGGTGCACAGAGCGGAATATTTCGAGCCGGAAGttgagaatttctcaatttttttattattattatttttttcattttatttccccTGTGGTGACGTTCCTTTACTTTCgagcatattttttttgatcAAGCTGCTGATCGATGAGATGGAAGATTTTCTGAATAACTGTAACGACAAGGAGAAGCGAGTGCTCCAAAGTTACGTCGACAAATGTTGGATCTTTTACGGAAGCATTACGATCGTTAATTACTTAGGGGCTGTGCCCGTCATATTCGGTCCATTCGTTTTTCCCCATCAGCGTTTTCCAACCTTCGCAGTCTACCCATTTCCCGTCGAATCTGGCCTCACCATGTATCTCGTTTTCCTCCACCAATGCTTCACCGGACTCCAAGTCTCGGCAGCTTTCACCATCGACTGTCAAATGGCTCTGCTGATGTGGTTCGCCGGTGCCAGACTCGAAATTCTTGCCAAACAAGCCGCGGATGTCAATGACcctgaaaaatttcgttcctTCGTCGAAAAACACCAACGACACTTGACCTACATCGATCAAGTCGCCGGCACCATGTGCTACATTGCACTCGCTACCACCTTTATCTGCAGCCTTGCCTCGGTCATGTTCTCCTTGCAACTCATCGGCGTAAGTATTTTCCAGAGATTTTCTCGCTTTTAGTTcttcaattcgatttttcgggTCACCGATCCTCATTCCTTTGCggttttttataaactaatttttttttctttcttttttttacgaattaacATTGAAGAACCAACCGCTCACTATCAGAATGCAGTACGGACCTGCAACGGTCGTTGCACTCGTGAATCTTCTGATCTGCGCCTGGCCTACGGAAAACGTGATCAGAGTGGTGCGTAGATTCTAcagaaacgaaaatattttgtcactttttctaacaagaaaagagaagaaaatttgtcattcGTCTCTTTGGATCACGTTTCAAAGACTCCGAAATTCAGTGTGATTTGGTAGGAATAAATGTTTACAACACTTCCTGGTTCAACGTCTCACCAAAACTGTCGAGAGGCTTGATCATGATTTTGCAGAGGTCGCAACGAGGCACCCGCGTCTCGGTCGGTGGCTTCCTCCCCGGGCTATCATTTCGCTTTTATGCTTCGGTAataacaaacatttttcaagtatttttcaGCTCGACCATCTCCCCTCGTTAACTCCGTCCataacaccatttttttcaaagttcctCTCCGCTGTGTTCTCATACTTTACGACCATTCGCCTCGTCATCACTTCCGATGGAGAAGCGTGAATATTTTCGAGTCCGTTTCTTCACCGCGGGGACCCGgaaacaccattttttctcaattttcacaaCGAATGAAAACTCagcaatgaaaatattatagtgcatcaatttttcaaataaaagttCCTGAAAACTATGCAAAAATGAATCATTCGTTCAGTGAACTATGGGGAATGAAAAGCAACAAAAACACGGAAGAACAATTTTGAAATACCTTGAAATAAagtttttccttgtttttccCCACCTTTAGAGTTTCGCTTGGTCAAGAAATCGCATCAACCcttcgagagaaaatttcgattgcACGTTCTGGTAGCACGACCCCTGCGTGCGTTACTAtcgattataataataattgatcTCAACGATTCACCCTGCTGGAAGATTCTGCACCCCTTTCGACTTGCATTTAGGGTTGTGAATGGGAAGCGATAGTTCGGTCAATATTAATTTACTGGAAGAGGGTCCCGCTCGGACTTTCTCCCTCCGAGCTATTTTCCTTCCGTCGGTTcagaaaattttgcaaattacTGATAATCGCGATATTTAAGAAACGATTGTAAGGAGTTTGCGTCGGTGCAGTCGAGTGTTTATCACTCCCTCGTGTAAGAGGGATAATGATCGGCATTAATATTCGATCGCCGAATGGCGCACGCGTGGGGTTGAGAGAGACTTGGGATTCTTCGAGTGAGGAGCAGTCCTTGAAGAACCATCGTCGACGCATGGAGTCGAAAGCCAGCCTTGGGAAAGCGGTGAAATTCACAAGGCTGAGCGTCCGGCTCGTCTGCACTTGGCCACCCTCGAAACACGCGACCAAATGGGGTATCTTCCGAGAAGATTTCTCTTGGTGCATAtcgtttttgaacgttttttgcCTCCTAGTACCGTTGCTCTTCTCCATTTATGAATATCGCGCTGATCCCATCATCATGACACAATCGACCGGCTTGGCGGGCGCCTGCGGCATGATCATCATCAAAAGTTTGATTCTTCGTGTACATCGGAAAAAGTGTCAGGTATGAAaccaaatgaaatttgaataaaagcaAAGGTTTGAAAATTAAGATCATCGAACGTACGGAAAGCACTTTGTCTc
Proteins encoded in this window:
- the LOC122417881 gene encoding uncharacterized protein, which produces MTMGVKRVHRAEYFEPEVENFSIFLLLLFFSFYFPCGDVPLLSSIFFLIKLLIDEMEDFLNNCNDKEKRVLQSYVDKCWIFYGSITIVNYLGAVPVIFGPFVFPHQRFPTFAVYPFPVESGLTMYLVFLHQCFTGLQVSAAFTIDCQMALLMWFAGARLEILAKQAADVNDPEKFRSFVEKHQRHLTYIDQVAGTMCYIALATTFICSLASVMFSLQLIGNQPLTIRMQYGPATVVALVNLLICAWPTENVIRVCDLVGINVYNTSWFNVSPKLSRGLIMILQRSQRGTRVSVGGFLPGLSFRFYASFLSAVFSYFTTIRLVITSDGEA